The Mauremys mutica isolate MM-2020 ecotype Southern chromosome 1, ASM2049712v1, whole genome shotgun sequence genome has a segment encoding these proteins:
- the LIG4 gene encoding DNA ligase 4, which yields MSSSPTSQSSPKRSVASVVPFADLCSILERIQKCKSRPEKIKYFKEFLDSWRKFHDALHKKEKDVTDSFYPAMRLILPQLERERMAYGIKETMLAKLYIELLNLPKEGKDALKLLNYRTPTGSHGDAGDFAMIAYFVLKPRCPKQGRLTIQQVNELLDSVASNNAAKRKDLVKKSLLQLITQSSALEQKWLIRMIIKDLKLGVSQQTIFSLFHPDAAELHNVTTDLEKVCRQLHDPSVSLSDVSIMLFSAFKPMLAAIANVQQIEKQMNHQSFYIETKLDGERMQMHKDGDVYKYFSRNGFDYTQQFGASPLEGSLTPFIHNVFKNSIQNCILDGEMMAYNPNTQTFMQKGNKFDIKRMVDDSDLQTCFCVFDVLMVNDQKLGHEILSKRYEILNELFTPITGRIHIVHKTQASTRKEVVDALNEAIDNREEGIMIKNPMSIYKPDKRGEGWLKIKPEYVNGLMDELDLLIIGGYWGKGLRGGMMSHFLCAVAETSPPGEKPSVFHSICRVGSGYTMKELYDLGLKLAKHWKPYRKRDPPCNILCGTEKPEVYIEPCNSVIVQIKAAEIVTSDMYKTDCTLRFPRIEKIREDKEWHECMTLDFLEQLRGKASGKLASKHLDMGDDEPQEKKRKTVPKVKKIGIMDHFKAPDLSSVNKISNIFEDVEFCVMTGTENHSKSELESKVAESGGNVVQNPGPDTYCVIAGIENVRVKNIISSNKHDVVRAEWLLQCFETKMFVPWQPAFMIHMSPDTKQHFACEYDRYGDSYTADTDVTQLKEVFSRINNKNDEKMPLDMIADLEERYLWNSSPLCMFRQNTIYLDLYAVVNDPSTKTHGTMLSVRALELRFHGAKIVSQLKEGVSHVIIGEDHTHVKEIKALRRIFEKKFKILSELWVTDSIKEGKLQNENPYLI from the coding sequence ATGTCTTCCTCACCAACTTCACAATCTTCCCCTAAACGATCTGTGGCCTCAGTAGTTCCTTTTGCAGATCTGTGTTCAATTTTAGAACGAATACAGAAATGTAAATCCCGGCCAGAGAAAATCAAGTATTTCAAGGAATTTTTAGATTCATGGAGGAAATTTCATGATGCTCTTCATAAAAAAGAGAAAGATGTCACAGACTCTTTTTATCCAGCAATGCGACTTATTCTTCCACAattggaaagagagagaatggcttATGGAATTAAAGAAACCATGCTTGCTAAGCTCTATATTGAACTGCTCAATTTACCCAAAGAAGGAAAAGATGCCCTAAAACTTTTAAATTATAGAACACCTACTGGCTCCCATGGAGATGCTGGAGACTTTGCAATGATTGCCTATTTTGTATTGAAACCGAGGTGCCCAAAACAAGGCAGACTGACCATACAACAGGTGAATGAGCTGTTGGATTCAGTTGCTAGTAATAATGCTGCCAAAAGGAAGGACCTAGTAAAGAAAAGTCTTCTTCAGTTAATAACTCAGAGCTCAGCACTTGAACAAAAGTGGCTGATCCGGATGATTATAAAGGATCTAAAACTTGGTGTTAGTCAGCAAaccatattttcccttttccatccTGATGCTGCTGAGTTACACAATGTCACAACTGACCTGgagaaagtttgcagacaatTGCATGACCCTTCTGTATCACTCAGTGATGTTTCCATCATGTTGTTTTCTGCCTTTAAACCTATGcttgctgctattgctaatgtccaGCAAATTGAGAAACAAATGAACCACCAAAGTTTTTACATAGAAACTAAACTAGATGGTGAACGTATGCAGATGCACAAAGATGGAGATGTATACAAGTATTTCTCCCGTAATGGGTTTGATTATACTCAGCAGTTTGGTGCTTCTCCCCTTGAAGGTTCATTAACTCCATTTATTCATAATGTGTTTAAAAATAGTATACAAAACTGCATTCTTGATGGTGAAATGATGGCCTACAATCCCAATACACAAACTTTTATGCAGAAGGGAAACAAATTTGACATAAAAAGAATGGTAGATGATTCTGATCTGCAGACATGCTTTTGTGTGTTTGATGTATTAATGGTTAATGATCAGAAGTTGGGTCATGAGATACTAAGCAAAAGATATGAGATTCTAAATGAGCTGTTTACACCAATAACAGGCAGAATACACATAGTGCATAAAACACAGGCTAGCACCAGGAAAGAAGTAGTTGATGCTTTAAATGAAGCAATAGATAACAGAGAAGAAGGAATCATGATAAAAAATCCTATGTCCATTTACAAGCCAGACAAACGTGGGGAAGGCTGGTTAAAAATCAAACCAGAGTATGTCAATGGGCTCATGGATGAACTAGACCTATTAATTATTGGCGGTTACTGGGGAAAAGGTTTGCGTGGTGGCATGATGTCTCATTTTTTGTGTGCTGTTGCTGAGACTTCCCCTCCTGGTGAAAAACCATCTGTCTTTCATTCTATTTGTCGTGTTGGTTCTGGTTACACTATGAAGGAGCTATACGATCTTGGTTTGAAATTGGCCAAACACTGGAAGCCTTACCGTAAAAGAGATCCTCCCTGTAATATTTTGTGTGGAACTGAGAAGCCTGAAGTCTACATCGAGCCTTGTAACTCAGTCATAGTTCAGATTAAGGCAGCGGAGATTGTTACTAGTGATATGTACAAAACTGATTGCACTTTGCGATTCCCTCGAATTGAGAAAATAAGAGAGGACAAAGAGTGGCATGAATGTATGACTTTGGATTTCTTAGAACAGCTCAGAGGTAAAGCATCAGGGAAGCTAGCATCTAAGCACCTTGATATGGGTGATGATGAACCACAAGAAAAGAAACGGAAAACTGTaccaaaggttaaaaaaattggaATTATGGATCATTTTAAAGCCCCTGATCTTTCCAGTGTAAATAAGATTTCTAATATATTTGAAGACGTTGAGTTTTGTGTTATGACTGGAACAGAAAACCATTCAAAATCTGAACTGGAAAGTAAAGTAGCAGAAAGTGGTGGTAATGTGGTACAAAACCCTGGACCAGACACTTACTGTGTTATTGCAGGAATTGAGAATGTCAGAGTAAAAAATATTATATCTTCCAACAAGCATGATGTTGTGAGAGCAGAGTGGCTTTTACagtgttttgaaacaaaaatgtttgtaCCATGGCAGCCTGCCTTCATGATTCACATGTCTCCAGATACAAAACAACATTTTGCATGTGAGTACGATCGTTATGGTGACAGCTACACAGCAGATACAGATGTGACCCAACTAAAGGAAGTATTCTCaagaattaataataaaaatgatgAGAAAATGCCTCTGGACATGATTGCTGACTTAGAAGAACGTTATTTGTGGAATAGCTCTCCACTCTGTATGTTCAGGCAAAATACCATTTATCTGGACCTTTATGCTGTTGTTAATGACCCCAGTACCAAGACCCATGGAACAATGCTATCAGTTAGAGCTTTGGAGCTACGTTTTCATGGAGCAAAAATAGTCTCGCAGCTAAAGGAGGGCGTGTCCCATGTAATTATAGGAGAAGATCATACCCATGTGAAAGAGATAAAAGCACTTAGGAGAATATTTGAGAAAAAATTTAAAATCCTATCTGAGCTGTGGGTAACAGATTCAATAAAGGAGGGAAAGTTACAGAATGAAAATCCATACCTAATTTAA